CTCGTCGTCCTCGTGATGTTCCTGTTCCTGCAGAACTGGCGCAGCACGATCATCCCCGCCATCACGATCCCCGTGTCGCTCGTCGGCACGTTCGCGTTCGTGAAGCTCTTCGACTTCTCGATCAACACCCTGACGCTCTTCGGCATCGTCCTGGCGACCGGCATCGTCGTCGACGACGCGATCGTCGTGATCGAGAACGTGGAGCGGCACATGCGCGAGCACGGCAAGAGCGCGCGCCGCGCCGCGATCGACGCGATGCAGGAAGTGTTCTCGGCCGTCATCGTCATCGGCCTCGTGCTGATCGCCGTGTTCGTGCCGGTCGCGTTCTTTCCGGGCACGACCGGCCGGATGTACCAGCAGTTCTCGCTGACGATCGCGTTCGCGGTGCTGCTGTCGGTGTTCAACGCCGTCACGTTCACGCCGGCGCTGTCGGCGCTGCTGCTCGACAAGGAGAGCCACACGCACGGCTGGTTCTTCACCGGCGTCAACCGCGTGATCGACGGCGCGACGGCCGGCTACGTGCGCCTGATTCGCGTGCTGGTCGGGGCGCGGGCCGCGATGCTCGGGCTGTTCCTGCTGGCGCTCGGCGCCACGTGGCTCGTCTACCGGGCCGTGCCGTCGTCGTTCTTGCCCGACGAGGACGAGGGCTACTTCATCACGATCCTGCAGGCGCCGTCCGGGGCGTCGCTGGAGTACACGACGAACATCGCCCGGCAGGCGGAAGCCATTCTGCTCAAGCAGCCGGAGATCGCGAGCGTCTTCTCGGTCGGCGGGTTCAGCTTCAGCGGCGCGGCCCCGAACCAGGGCCTGATGTTCGTGAAGCTGAAGGACTTCGAGGAGCGCCGCGGCGCCGACCACTCGCTCGGGGCCGTGCTGGCCCGGCTGCGCGGCATGCTGTTCGGCGCGATTCCGGGCGCGCTCGTGATCCCGACGGCGCCGCCGGCGATCCAGGGGCTCTCGTCGTTCGGCGGCTTCCAGTTCGAGGTGCTCGATCAGGCCGGGAGCGACACGAACACGCTCGCGGCCGTGACGGGCCAGATGATCGCGAAGGGCATGCAGTCGCGGCAGTTGACGAACATGTTCAGCAGCTTCACGGCGAACGATCCGCAGTTGCTCGTCGAGATCGATCGCGATCGCATCCGCAGCCTCAACGTGCCGATCCGCGAGGTCACCGACGCGCTCCAGGTGCTGCTCGGCTCGCAGTACGTCAACGACTTCGACTTCAACAACCGCGCGTACCGCGTCTACGTGCAGGCCGACCAGCGCTTCCGAGCCGATCCGTCGAACCTGCGGCAGTACTACGCGCGGTCGGCGAACGGCCAGATGGTGGCGCTCGACTCCGTCGTGCGGCTCACGGAGTCGACGGCGCCCGCGGTGGTCAGCCACTTCAACCTGTTCCGATCGACGGAGATCACCGGCGGGCCCGCTCCTGGCGTCAGCTCGGGGGAGGCGCTCGCGGCCATGGAGCAGCTCGCCGCCGAGACGCTGCCGGCCGGCTACGGCTTCGAGTGGGCGGGGCAGGCGCTCGAGGAGATCAAGGGCGGGGCGCAGGCGATCTACATCTTCGGCCTCAGCCTGCTCGTCGTCTACCTCGTGCTCGCGGCGCAGTACGAGAGCTGGGTGCTGCCGTTCATCATCCTGCTCGGCGTGCCGCTCGCCGTGTTCGGCGCGCTCGGCGCCCAATGGATGCGGGGGCTGTCGAACGACGTGTTCTGCCAGGTCGGCCTCGTGATGCTCATCGGGCTCGCGGCGAAGAACTCGATTCTGATCGTCGAGTTCGCCGAGCAGCTTCGCGAGCAGGGCCAGTCCATCGTCGAGGCCGCGGTCGAGGCGGCGCGGATCCGGCTGCGGCCGATCCTGATGACGTCGTTCGCGTTCATCCTGGGCGTGCTGCCGCTCGCGCTGGCGAGCGGCGCGGGATCGGCCGGCCGCAACTCGGTGGGCACGACCGTGGTCGGCGGCATGCTCGCGTCCACGTTCCTCTCCATCGTGTTCATTCCCGTGCTCTACGTGCTGATCCGGACGGTGGCGCCGGGCCGTGCCGTTCGCGGCGGCGACGCGCCCGACACAGGAGTCGCGCATGCGTAGCAAGAACGGTCCGCCGTTCGAGGTCCGTGGGGCCCGGTTCGCCGGGCGAGCGAAGCGGAGCGGCCGGCTGACGTTGTCCGCGATGTTCGCGATCGCGTGGGCCGCGACGGCCTTCGCACAGGCACCGCCGGCGGTTCGGCGTGTGGAGTTCGACGAGGCCGTGCGGATCGCGATCGAACGGAACCCGTCGGTGGCGACGGCGGCGACGGCCGTGTCGGAGGCCGACGCGCGCCTCCAGGTGGTTCGCGCCACGACGCGTCCTCTCGTCAGCGCGTCCGTCTCGAACACCACGCTCGACGGGTCGCGCGGGTTCAGCGGCGGCGTCACGCAGCCGCAGAACCAGTTCGCCTTCGGTGCCACCGCGTCGATGCCGCTCCTGGCGGCCGTGCCCTGGGCGCAGGTCTCGCAGGCGCGCGACGAGATCACGGTCGCGACCGAGACGGCGGCCGACGTGCGCCGGCAGGTCGCCGTCGCCGCCGCGCAGGCCTACCTCGCCGTCGTCGCCGCGCGCCGGCAGCTCGACGTCGACGAGCGCGCGCTCGAGAACGCCCGCGCGCATCTCGACTACGCGGAGAAGCGCCTGGCCGGCGGCGTCGGCAGCCGCCTCAACCAGTTGCGCGCGGCGCAAGCCGTGTCGGGCGACGAATCCCGCCTCGAGAACACGCGCCTGGCCCTGCGGCGCGCGCAGGAGGCGCTCGGCGTCGCGCTGGCTGAAGACGGCCCGATCGACGCGGCCGGCGTGCCGGCCTTCGAACCGCCGCCGTCGGGCGCGGCGGAGGAGTGGATGACCAGGCGCCCCGACCTGCGCGCGCAGACCGCGGCCATCCAATCCGCCGAGCACGTGATCCGCGACGCCTGGAAGGTCTGGGTGCCGACGGCCTCGGTGGCGTTCACGCCACAGCTCGTCGCTCCAGCGGGGTTGTTCCAGCCGGCGCGCACGTGGCGGCTCGCGTTCTCGATCTCACAGCCGGTGTTCGACTCGTCGCCTCGCGCCCAACTGGCGCTGCGCCGCATCGCGCTCGACCGCGCGCAGCTCGCGCGCACGACGCGCGAGATCGAGGTCCGGGCGGAAATCCGCGTGGCCGAGGAGGCCGTCGCGAGCCAGGAGCGGGCGCTCGAAAGCGCACGG
This Acidobacteriota bacterium DNA region includes the following protein-coding sequences:
- a CDS encoding multidrug efflux RND transporter permease subunit, which translates into the protein MLSAFFVRRPILATVCSLLIILAGAIAIPSLPIARYPDLTPPTVTVSSFYTGANAQAVETAVTTPLEQAINGVEGMMNIRSSSTSSGFSSITVTFEIGRNPDLAAVDVQNRVNQALGRLPPEVRTNGVTVTKQSAGFLGAVGFFSPDNRYDSLFISNYIDVYVRDALKRIPGVGNIIIFGERKFAMRLWLDPAKLAARRLTASDVVAALREQNVQVAAGSIGESPASSDQMFQLSVRAQGRLSEIPQFEGIVVKAGEDGALVRVSDVGRVELGAESYSSRLRFGGLEASGIGIQPLPSANAIAVFDAVQAELTRLQRNFPPGLQAVVAFDNVQVVRESIREVLETLAEAIVLVVLVMFLFLQNWRSTIIPAITIPVSLVGTFAFVKLFDFSINTLTLFGIVLATGIVVDDAIVVIENVERHMREHGKSARRAAIDAMQEVFSAVIVIGLVLIAVFVPVAFFPGTTGRMYQQFSLTIAFAVLLSVFNAVTFTPALSALLLDKESHTHGWFFTGVNRVIDGATAGYVRLIRVLVGARAAMLGLFLLALGATWLVYRAVPSSFLPDEDEGYFITILQAPSGASLEYTTNIARQAEAILLKQPEIASVFSVGGFSFSGAAPNQGLMFVKLKDFEERRGADHSLGAVLARLRGMLFGAIPGALVIPTAPPAIQGLSSFGGFQFEVLDQAGSDTNTLAAVTGQMIAKGMQSRQLTNMFSSFTANDPQLLVEIDRDRIRSLNVPIREVTDALQVLLGSQYVNDFDFNNRAYRVYVQADQRFRADPSNLRQYYARSANGQMVALDSVVRLTESTAPAVVSHFNLFRSTEITGGPAPGVSSGEALAAMEQLAAETLPAGYGFEWAGQALEEIKGGAQAIYIFGLSLLVVYLVLAAQYESWVLPFIILLGVPLAVFGALGAQWMRGLSNDVFCQVGLVMLIGLAAKNSILIVEFAEQLREQGQSIVEAAVEAARIRLRPILMTSFAFILGVLPLALASGAGSAGRNSVGTTVVGGMLASTFLSIVFIPVLYVLIRTVAPGRAVRGGDAPDTGVAHA
- a CDS encoding TolC family protein → MRSKNGPPFEVRGARFAGRAKRSGRLTLSAMFAIAWAATAFAQAPPAVRRVEFDEAVRIAIERNPSVATAATAVSEADARLQVVRATTRPLVSASVSNTTLDGSRGFSGGVTQPQNQFAFGATASMPLLAAVPWAQVSQARDEITVATETAADVRRQVAVAAAQAYLAVVAARRQLDVDERALENARAHLDYAEKRLAGGVGSRLNQLRAAQAVSGDESRLENTRLALRRAQEALGVALAEDGPIDAAGVPAFEPPPSGAAEEWMTRRPDLRAQTAAIQSAEHVIRDAWKVWVPTASVAFTPQLVAPAGLFQPARTWRLAFSISQPVFDSSPRAQLALRRIALDRAQLARTTREIEVRAEIRVAEEAVASQERALESARRAADQANEVLRISTAAFEVGATTNIEVIDAQRSARDAETTAAIAEDALRRARLDLLVAVGRFPQ